The Geothrix sp. genome has a window encoding:
- a CDS encoding HisA/HisF-related TIM barrel protein: protein MKIYPTLNLQHGRVVPTTGDGDPCAEAPLELAARLLDEGTTRMALVDVDAAMGKGNNRDLIAQILQRCHARDRKVCIQVAGGIRSSDQAQFFIDQGAAWLVAGTILHKSPMVAEQLMARFQPFLTAAIDARGGKVHRSGWVDASTLSAQDLALRAKAYGFRRLLFVDIPEDPGSDPDFETAQLLASSTGLPVVMGGSITSPRHLAAVHAHQGLKGALVDALLFREDPELLALLQAACA, encoded by the coding sequence TTGAAGATCTACCCGACTTTGAACCTCCAGCACGGCCGTGTGGTCCCCACCACGGGGGACGGAGATCCGTGCGCCGAGGCGCCCCTGGAGCTCGCAGCCCGGCTCCTCGACGAGGGCACCACCCGCATGGCCCTCGTGGATGTGGACGCGGCCATGGGCAAGGGCAACAACCGCGACCTCATCGCCCAGATCCTCCAGCGCTGCCACGCCCGGGACCGCAAGGTCTGCATCCAGGTGGCCGGTGGCATCCGCAGCTCCGACCAGGCCCAGTTCTTCATCGACCAGGGCGCGGCCTGGCTGGTGGCCGGCACCATCCTCCACAAGTCCCCCATGGTGGCTGAGCAGCTGATGGCGCGGTTCCAACCCTTCCTCACCGCGGCCATCGACGCCCGGGGCGGCAAGGTCCACCGCTCGGGTTGGGTGGATGCTTCGACCCTCAGTGCCCAGGACCTGGCTCTCCGGGCCAAGGCCTACGGCTTCCGACGGCTGCTGTTCGTGGACATTCCCGAGGATCCCGGCTCGGATCCCGATTTCGAGACGGCGCAGCTGCTGGCCTCCTCGACGGGCCTGCCCGTGGTCATGGGCGGCAGCATCACCTCCCCGCGCCACCTCGCCGCGGTCCATGCCCACCAGGGGCTCAAGGGCGCTCTGGTGGACGCCCTGCTCTTCCGGGAAGATCCGGAACTCCTGGCCCTCCTCCAAGCCGCCTGCGCCTGA